The nucleotide window AAAAGAAGAGAGGACGCACCATCAGATTTAATAAATACTGGGATTTACATCTTGTCCCCTGAAATAAGAAAGATATTCAAGAGTAATGACGTGAAGGAAATGTACAAAATGGGCAAAATGGATTTTGGAAAGGATATAATTCCATACTTGATAAATAAAGGTTATCCAGTTTACGGATATCCCATGAAGGAAATATGGTTTGATATAGGTACTCCAGAGCGTTATTTGGACGCAATGGTTACGCTACTGCACACATTGTCAGATTCTGAAATAGGTGGAATAAGAATAGATCCTAATAGACGTATATTTGTACAAGGAACAAGCCCAGACTCAAGGAAGAGAAGAAGAGAGATACAGAGAAAATTCAAGAAAGGACTCATAAAGATTGAGGGCGATGCACTTATCGGTAGGCATTGTCAAATAGGTGACGATACATATATAGAGGAGTCTAATATAGACAATTTTACAATGATTGGGAAGGGTGTAAAGATAGTAAGAAGTGCAATTATGGATAGAGGCTATATTGGAGATAATGTGCATATTGAAAATTCGATAATAGCTAGGCACGTCGAGATAAGGTCAAATAATGAGAAGCCAGTTAGAATAATAAATAGTGTAATTGCTGACGATGTAATAGTAGGAGAAGGTACCGAGATTATAAATTCCAGAATTTACCCACACAAGTTTATAAATGCCGGGAGTAGAATTCATGATACAATATTGACATGAAAGGCATTTCACCATGAGAGTTTCCTCCATAGGAAATGGCAGAATGCTGATAAACTTTGATGAGAAAGGAAGAATAGTCGATATTTATTATCCTTATATAGGAATGGAGAACCAGACTTCTGGAAACCCAATTAGGTTAGCTATTTGGGACAAAGATAAGAAAGTGGCATCTCTAGATGAGGATTGGGAAACTACTGTATTATATATAGATGAAGCTAATATGGTTGAGATTAGGAGTGATGTTAAGGAGTTAGGACTTTCTCTTCTCTCTTATAACTTTCTAGATTCTGATGATCCGATATATATGTCTATTGTAAAAATAGCAAATAACGAAAATAATAGCAGAAATATAAAAGTATTTTTTATACATGATATAAATTTATATTCAAACCCTTTTGGGGACACTGCATTCTATGATCCCCTATCCCTTTCAATTATACATTATAAGTCTAAACGATATTTAGCCTTTAAAGTGTTTACCACGGTATCGACACTTTCTGAGTATAACATAGGCAAAGGTGACTTAATTGGAGATATTTATGATGGCAATTTAGGACTTAATGGTATAGAAAATGGTGATGTAAATTCAAGTATGGGTATAGAGATAAATATAGATCCTAATTCCTATTTGAAATTATACTACGTAATAGTCGCAGATAGAAACTTGGAAGGCTTAAGGCAAAAAATAAGGAAAATAAACTTTGCAAACGTAGAGACATCGTTTACGTTAACCTATATGTTTTGGCGGAATTGGTTAAAGAAAAATAAACTCTTCAGAAATAATTTAATGCAGG belongs to Saccharolobus solfataricus and includes:
- a CDS encoding nucleotidyltransferase family protein, encoding MTKWDISDVKVIIPIGGEATRLRPLTIETSKAAVRLLNRPLIEYTILELAKQGIKEFIFGVKGYVNYRSLFDLFKEGIGFSARYKIKPRVHFKYQPRVDSIGNADSVRINIEYYDINEPIVVVQGDNIFKLDITKALEFHESKSSLMTIVLKKYEGDLSEFGVADTTGDLAIRKFVEKPKRREDAPSDLINTGIYILSPEIRKIFKSNDVKEMYKMGKMDFGKDIIPYLINKGYPVYGYPMKEIWFDIGTPERYLDAMVTLLHTLSDSEIGGIRIDPNRRIFVQGTSPDSRKRRREIQRKFKKGLIKIEGDALIGRHCQIGDDTYIEESNIDNFTMIGKGVKIVRSAIMDRGYIGDNVHIENSIIARHVEIRSNNEKPVRIINSVIADDVIVGEGTEIINSRIYPHKFINAGSRIHDTILT